A DNA window from Parus major isolate Abel chromosome 9, Parus_major1.1, whole genome shotgun sequence contains the following coding sequences:
- the GOLIM4 gene encoding Golgi integral membrane protein 4 isoform X3: protein MGNGMCSRKQKRIFQTLLLLTVVFGFLYGAMLYYELQGQLRKAEATALKYQQHQESLSAQLQVVYEHRSRLEKSLQKERLEHKKAKEDFLVYKLEAQETLNKGRQDSNSRYSALSVQHQMLKSQHEELKKQHADLEEDHRKQGEEFSRTFSDHKERYLQLQQEKEQEISKLKESLYNLREENRQLRKAHQDIHTQLQDVKTQVEEYKQLKDTLKKIPSFQDLEKVEGGNEQPEVRGPSPHSRLPEQHGAGAEQQQEIEKAGEREEINSQERDRAEPSHVQGGAPEGQDTQEQQGAAEDEEQRAEQMEEERKKELEEEEMEQAGQPEHLEEEQDQAPEEHEWKKQEQKEEETNMLGDHLQAEIKPTKRQKAAYEQQLEQQHLGAQRAEEAKQLRQQQESLRQQRLRGQLLRQQQLQERELQLQRQAEQGEKLSKKHLRFNSPSQQAHYDNMDQDIVQGEEEQGIQEEEGAYEHDNQRQDEGEDDDQNNANEQQETEHQAENHQADESKAAMEDVNPADDPNNQGEDEFEEAEQEREENLPDENEKHKETGQKQGHPGMEEHLVMAGNPDQQEDNVDEQYQEEGEEEVQEDLSEEKKPELEHNAEEPYGENEENAEEKSNRGTDQEQEMQEDNNQKEIHEENYEEEEEEEEGRAVAAKTRRRGEM from the exons ATGGGCAACGGGATGTGCTCCCGGAAACAGAAGCGGATTTTCCAgacgctgctgctgctgaccgTGGTGTTCGGGTTCCTGTACGGGGCGATGCTCTACTACGAGCTGCAGGGCCAGCTGAGGAAGGCTGAGGCCACGGCGCTCAAGTACCAGCAGCATCAGGAGTCGCTCTCGGCTCAGTTACAAG ttgTCTATGAGCACCGGTCAAGATTAGAGAAGTCATTGcaaaaggaaaggctggaacataagaaagcaaaagaag attttcttgtttataAACTAGAAGCACAGGAAACACTAAATAAAGGAAGG caagACTCCAACAGCAGATACAGCGCTCTGAGCGTGCAGCACCAGATGCTGAAG AGTCAACACGAAGAACTAAAGAAACAGCACGCTGACCTTGAGGAAGATCACCGAAAACAAGGAGAGGAGTTTAGCAGGACGTTCAGTGATCACAAAGAGCGAtacctgcagctgcagcaggaaaaggagcaggagatCTCCAAGCTGAAGG AATCTCTGTATAACTTGCGGGAGGAGAACAGGCAGCTGAGAAAAGCTCACCAGGACATTCACACCCAGCTACAGGATGTCAAG ACTCAGGTGGAGGAATACAAACAGCTGAAGGACACcctcaaaaaaatcccaagtttcCAAGATCTGGAGAAGGTGGAAGGAGGGAATGAGCAGCCCGAGGTGCGGGGCCCGTCCCCCCACAGCCGCCTCCCGGAGCAGCAcggagctggggctgagcagcagcaggag ATTGAGAAGGcaggggagagagaagaaataaacagcCAGGAACGGGACAGGGCTGAGCCTTCCCACGTGCAGGGAGGGGCTCCCGAGGGCCAGGACACCCAGGAGcagcaaggagctgcagaggatgAGGAGCAAAGGGCAGAGCAGATGGAAGAAGAACGCAAAAAGGAGcttgaagaggaagaaatggagcaggcagggcagccTGAGCacctggaggaggagcaggaccAAGCCCCAGAAGAGCACGAATGGAAAAAGCAGgagcaaaaggaagaagaaaccaACATGTTGGGTGATCACCTGCAGGCAGAG ATAAAGCCAacaaagagacagaaagcagcttatgagcagcagctggagcagcagcacctgggagcccagagagcagaggaggCCAAGCAGCTCCGGCAGCAGCAGGAGTCCCTGCGCCAGCAGAGGCTGCGAGGGCAgctcctgaggcagcagcagctccaggagagagagctccagctgcagagacagGCAGAGCAAGGGGAGAAACTCTCCAAAAAGCACCTCAGGTTCAACTCTCCCTC CCAACAGGCTCATTATGATAACATGGACCAGGACATTGTACAAGGGGAGGAAGAACAAGGTAttcaggaggaggaaggag CTTATGAACACGACAACCAGCGCCAGGATGAAGGTGAAGATGATGATCAGAATAATGCAAATGAACAGCAAGAAACAGAACATCAGGCAGAAAATCATCAGGCTGATGAATCA AAGGCAGCCATGGAAGATGTGAATCCTGCTGATGACCCCAACAATCAGGGAGAAGATGAATTTGAAGAAGCTGagcaagagagagaagaaaacctgcctgatgaaaatgaaaagcacaagGAAACGGGTCAGAAACAAGGACATCCAGGAATGGAGGAGCACTTGGTG ATGGCAGGAAATCCTGACCAGCAGGAGGATAATGTGGATGAACAATAccaggaagagggagaagaggag GTGCAGGAAGATCTGTCTGAGGAGAAGaagccagagctggagcacaaTGCTGAGGAGCCCTATGGGGAAAACGAGGAAAAT GCAGAGGAAAAGAGTAACAGAGGGACAGACCAAGAGCAAGAAATGCAAGAGGACAACAACCAGAAAGAaattcatgaagaaaattatgaggaggaagaggaggaggaagaaggcagagctgtggcagcaAAAACTCGCAGAAGAGGGGAGATGTAG
- the GOLIM4 gene encoding Golgi integral membrane protein 4 isoform X2 produces MGNGMCSRKQKRIFQTLLLLTVVFGFLYGAMLYYELQGQLRKAEATALKYQQHQESLSAQLQVVYEHRSRLEKSLQKERLEHKKAKEDFLVYKLEAQETLNKGRQDSNSRYSALSVQHQMLKSQHEELKKQHADLEEDHRKQGEEFSRTFSDHKERYLQLQQEKEQEISKLKESLYNLREENRQLRKAHQDIHTQLQDVKQQHKNLLSQHNELVVTLEDHKSALAAAQTQVEEYKQLKDTLKKIPSFQDLEKVEGGNEQPEVRGPSPHSRLPEQHGAGAEQQQEIEKAGEREEINSQERDRAEPSHVQGGAPEGQDTQEQQGAAEDEEQRAEQMEEERKKELEEEEMEQAGQPEHLEEEQDQAPEEHEWKKQEQKEEETNMLGDHLQAEIKPTKRQKAAYEQQLEQQHLGAQRAEEAKQLRQQQESLRQQRLRGQLLRQQQLQERELQLQRQAEQGEKLSKKHLSQQAHYDNMDQDIVQGEEEQGIQEEEGAYEHDNQRQDEGEDDDQNNANEQQETEHQAENHQADESKAAMEDVNPADDPNNQGEDEFEEAEQEREENLPDENEKHKETGQKQGHPGMEEHLVMAGNPDQQEDNVDEQYQEEGEEEVQEDLSEEKKPELEHNAEEPYGENEENAEEKSNRGTDQEQEMQEDNNQKEIHEENYEEEEEEEEGRAVAAKTRRRGEM; encoded by the exons ATGGGCAACGGGATGTGCTCCCGGAAACAGAAGCGGATTTTCCAgacgctgctgctgctgaccgTGGTGTTCGGGTTCCTGTACGGGGCGATGCTCTACTACGAGCTGCAGGGCCAGCTGAGGAAGGCTGAGGCCACGGCGCTCAAGTACCAGCAGCATCAGGAGTCGCTCTCGGCTCAGTTACAAG ttgTCTATGAGCACCGGTCAAGATTAGAGAAGTCATTGcaaaaggaaaggctggaacataagaaagcaaaagaag attttcttgtttataAACTAGAAGCACAGGAAACACTAAATAAAGGAAGG caagACTCCAACAGCAGATACAGCGCTCTGAGCGTGCAGCACCAGATGCTGAAG AGTCAACACGAAGAACTAAAGAAACAGCACGCTGACCTTGAGGAAGATCACCGAAAACAAGGAGAGGAGTTTAGCAGGACGTTCAGTGATCACAAAGAGCGAtacctgcagctgcagcaggaaaaggagcaggagatCTCCAAGCTGAAGG AATCTCTGTATAACTTGCGGGAGGAGAACAGGCAGCTGAGAAAAGCTCACCAGGACATTCACACCCAGCTACAGGATGTCAAG CAACAGCATAAGAACTTACTGTCCCAGCACAACGAGCTTGTGGTGACATTGGAAGACCACAAGAGTGCACTAGCTGCTGCTCAG ACTCAGGTGGAGGAATACAAACAGCTGAAGGACACcctcaaaaaaatcccaagtttcCAAGATCTGGAGAAGGTGGAAGGAGGGAATGAGCAGCCCGAGGTGCGGGGCCCGTCCCCCCACAGCCGCCTCCCGGAGCAGCAcggagctggggctgagcagcagcaggag ATTGAGAAGGcaggggagagagaagaaataaacagcCAGGAACGGGACAGGGCTGAGCCTTCCCACGTGCAGGGAGGGGCTCCCGAGGGCCAGGACACCCAGGAGcagcaaggagctgcagaggatgAGGAGCAAAGGGCAGAGCAGATGGAAGAAGAACGCAAAAAGGAGcttgaagaggaagaaatggagcaggcagggcagccTGAGCacctggaggaggagcaggaccAAGCCCCAGAAGAGCACGAATGGAAAAAGCAGgagcaaaaggaagaagaaaccaACATGTTGGGTGATCACCTGCAGGCAGAG ATAAAGCCAacaaagagacagaaagcagcttatgagcagcagctggagcagcagcacctgggagcccagagagcagaggaggCCAAGCAGCTCCGGCAGCAGCAGGAGTCCCTGCGCCAGCAGAGGCTGCGAGGGCAgctcctgaggcagcagcagctccaggagagagagctccagctgcagagacagGCAGAGCAAGGGGAGAAACTCTCCAAAAAGCACCTCAG CCAACAGGCTCATTATGATAACATGGACCAGGACATTGTACAAGGGGAGGAAGAACAAGGTAttcaggaggaggaaggag CTTATGAACACGACAACCAGCGCCAGGATGAAGGTGAAGATGATGATCAGAATAATGCAAATGAACAGCAAGAAACAGAACATCAGGCAGAAAATCATCAGGCTGATGAATCA AAGGCAGCCATGGAAGATGTGAATCCTGCTGATGACCCCAACAATCAGGGAGAAGATGAATTTGAAGAAGCTGagcaagagagagaagaaaacctgcctgatgaaaatgaaaagcacaagGAAACGGGTCAGAAACAAGGACATCCAGGAATGGAGGAGCACTTGGTG ATGGCAGGAAATCCTGACCAGCAGGAGGATAATGTGGATGAACAATAccaggaagagggagaagaggag GTGCAGGAAGATCTGTCTGAGGAGAAGaagccagagctggagcacaaTGCTGAGGAGCCCTATGGGGAAAACGAGGAAAAT GCAGAGGAAAAGAGTAACAGAGGGACAGACCAAGAGCAAGAAATGCAAGAGGACAACAACCAGAAAGAaattcatgaagaaaattatgaggaggaagaggaggaggaagaaggcagagctgtggcagcaAAAACTCGCAGAAGAGGGGAGATGTAG
- the GOLIM4 gene encoding Golgi integral membrane protein 4 isoform X1 — protein MGNGMCSRKQKRIFQTLLLLTVVFGFLYGAMLYYELQGQLRKAEATALKYQQHQESLSAQLQVVYEHRSRLEKSLQKERLEHKKAKEDFLVYKLEAQETLNKGRQDSNSRYSALSVQHQMLKSQHEELKKQHADLEEDHRKQGEEFSRTFSDHKERYLQLQQEKEQEISKLKESLYNLREENRQLRKAHQDIHTQLQDVKQQHKNLLSQHNELVVTLEDHKSALAAAQTQVEEYKQLKDTLKKIPSFQDLEKVEGGNEQPEVRGPSPHSRLPEQHGAGAEQQQEIEKAGEREEINSQERDRAEPSHVQGGAPEGQDTQEQQGAAEDEEQRAEQMEEERKKELEEEEMEQAGQPEHLEEEQDQAPEEHEWKKQEQKEEETNMLGDHLQAEIKPTKRQKAAYEQQLEQQHLGAQRAEEAKQLRQQQESLRQQRLRGQLLRQQQLQERELQLQRQAEQGEKLSKKHLRFNSPSQQAHYDNMDQDIVQGEEEQGIQEEEGAYEHDNQRQDEGEDDDQNNANEQQETEHQAENHQADESKAAMEDVNPADDPNNQGEDEFEEAEQEREENLPDENEKHKETGQKQGHPGMEEHLVMAGNPDQQEDNVDEQYQEEGEEEVQEDLSEEKKPELEHNAEEPYGENEENAEEKSNRGTDQEQEMQEDNNQKEIHEENYEEEEEEEEGRAVAAKTRRRGEM, from the exons ATGGGCAACGGGATGTGCTCCCGGAAACAGAAGCGGATTTTCCAgacgctgctgctgctgaccgTGGTGTTCGGGTTCCTGTACGGGGCGATGCTCTACTACGAGCTGCAGGGCCAGCTGAGGAAGGCTGAGGCCACGGCGCTCAAGTACCAGCAGCATCAGGAGTCGCTCTCGGCTCAGTTACAAG ttgTCTATGAGCACCGGTCAAGATTAGAGAAGTCATTGcaaaaggaaaggctggaacataagaaagcaaaagaag attttcttgtttataAACTAGAAGCACAGGAAACACTAAATAAAGGAAGG caagACTCCAACAGCAGATACAGCGCTCTGAGCGTGCAGCACCAGATGCTGAAG AGTCAACACGAAGAACTAAAGAAACAGCACGCTGACCTTGAGGAAGATCACCGAAAACAAGGAGAGGAGTTTAGCAGGACGTTCAGTGATCACAAAGAGCGAtacctgcagctgcagcaggaaaaggagcaggagatCTCCAAGCTGAAGG AATCTCTGTATAACTTGCGGGAGGAGAACAGGCAGCTGAGAAAAGCTCACCAGGACATTCACACCCAGCTACAGGATGTCAAG CAACAGCATAAGAACTTACTGTCCCAGCACAACGAGCTTGTGGTGACATTGGAAGACCACAAGAGTGCACTAGCTGCTGCTCAG ACTCAGGTGGAGGAATACAAACAGCTGAAGGACACcctcaaaaaaatcccaagtttcCAAGATCTGGAGAAGGTGGAAGGAGGGAATGAGCAGCCCGAGGTGCGGGGCCCGTCCCCCCACAGCCGCCTCCCGGAGCAGCAcggagctggggctgagcagcagcaggag ATTGAGAAGGcaggggagagagaagaaataaacagcCAGGAACGGGACAGGGCTGAGCCTTCCCACGTGCAGGGAGGGGCTCCCGAGGGCCAGGACACCCAGGAGcagcaaggagctgcagaggatgAGGAGCAAAGGGCAGAGCAGATGGAAGAAGAACGCAAAAAGGAGcttgaagaggaagaaatggagcaggcagggcagccTGAGCacctggaggaggagcaggaccAAGCCCCAGAAGAGCACGAATGGAAAAAGCAGgagcaaaaggaagaagaaaccaACATGTTGGGTGATCACCTGCAGGCAGAG ATAAAGCCAacaaagagacagaaagcagcttatgagcagcagctggagcagcagcacctgggagcccagagagcagaggaggCCAAGCAGCTCCGGCAGCAGCAGGAGTCCCTGCGCCAGCAGAGGCTGCGAGGGCAgctcctgaggcagcagcagctccaggagagagagctccagctgcagagacagGCAGAGCAAGGGGAGAAACTCTCCAAAAAGCACCTCAGGTTCAACTCTCCCTC CCAACAGGCTCATTATGATAACATGGACCAGGACATTGTACAAGGGGAGGAAGAACAAGGTAttcaggaggaggaaggag CTTATGAACACGACAACCAGCGCCAGGATGAAGGTGAAGATGATGATCAGAATAATGCAAATGAACAGCAAGAAACAGAACATCAGGCAGAAAATCATCAGGCTGATGAATCA AAGGCAGCCATGGAAGATGTGAATCCTGCTGATGACCCCAACAATCAGGGAGAAGATGAATTTGAAGAAGCTGagcaagagagagaagaaaacctgcctgatgaaaatgaaaagcacaagGAAACGGGTCAGAAACAAGGACATCCAGGAATGGAGGAGCACTTGGTG ATGGCAGGAAATCCTGACCAGCAGGAGGATAATGTGGATGAACAATAccaggaagagggagaagaggag GTGCAGGAAGATCTGTCTGAGGAGAAGaagccagagctggagcacaaTGCTGAGGAGCCCTATGGGGAAAACGAGGAAAAT GCAGAGGAAAAGAGTAACAGAGGGACAGACCAAGAGCAAGAAATGCAAGAGGACAACAACCAGAAAGAaattcatgaagaaaattatgaggaggaagaggaggaggaagaaggcagagctgtggcagcaAAAACTCGCAGAAGAGGGGAGATGTAG
- the GOLIM4 gene encoding Golgi integral membrane protein 4 isoform X4: MGNGMCSRKQKRIFQTLLLLTVVFGFLYGAMLYYELQGQLRKAEATALKYQQHQESLSAQLQVVYEHRSRLEKSLQKERLEHKKAKEDFLVYKLEAQETLNKGRQDSNSRYSALSVQHQMLKSQHEELKKQHADLEEDHRKQGEEFSRTFSDHKERYLQLQQEKEQEISKLKESLYNLREENRQLRKAHQDIHTQLQDVKTQVEEYKQLKDTLKKIPSFQDLEKVEGGNEQPEVRGPSPHSRLPEQHGAGAEQQQEIEKAGEREEINSQERDRAEPSHVQGGAPEGQDTQEQQGAAEDEEQRAEQMEEERKKELEEEEMEQAGQPEHLEEEQDQAPEEHEWKKQEQKEEETNMLGDHLQAEIKPTKRQKAAYEQQLEQQHLGAQRAEEAKQLRQQQESLRQQRLRGQLLRQQQLQERELQLQRQAEQGEKLSKKHLSQQAHYDNMDQDIVQGEEEQGIQEEEGAYEHDNQRQDEGEDDDQNNANEQQETEHQAENHQADESKAAMEDVNPADDPNNQGEDEFEEAEQEREENLPDENEKHKETGQKQGHPGMEEHLVMAGNPDQQEDNVDEQYQEEGEEEVQEDLSEEKKPELEHNAEEPYGENEENAEEKSNRGTDQEQEMQEDNNQKEIHEENYEEEEEEEEGRAVAAKTRRRGEM; the protein is encoded by the exons ATGGGCAACGGGATGTGCTCCCGGAAACAGAAGCGGATTTTCCAgacgctgctgctgctgaccgTGGTGTTCGGGTTCCTGTACGGGGCGATGCTCTACTACGAGCTGCAGGGCCAGCTGAGGAAGGCTGAGGCCACGGCGCTCAAGTACCAGCAGCATCAGGAGTCGCTCTCGGCTCAGTTACAAG ttgTCTATGAGCACCGGTCAAGATTAGAGAAGTCATTGcaaaaggaaaggctggaacataagaaagcaaaagaag attttcttgtttataAACTAGAAGCACAGGAAACACTAAATAAAGGAAGG caagACTCCAACAGCAGATACAGCGCTCTGAGCGTGCAGCACCAGATGCTGAAG AGTCAACACGAAGAACTAAAGAAACAGCACGCTGACCTTGAGGAAGATCACCGAAAACAAGGAGAGGAGTTTAGCAGGACGTTCAGTGATCACAAAGAGCGAtacctgcagctgcagcaggaaaaggagcaggagatCTCCAAGCTGAAGG AATCTCTGTATAACTTGCGGGAGGAGAACAGGCAGCTGAGAAAAGCTCACCAGGACATTCACACCCAGCTACAGGATGTCAAG ACTCAGGTGGAGGAATACAAACAGCTGAAGGACACcctcaaaaaaatcccaagtttcCAAGATCTGGAGAAGGTGGAAGGAGGGAATGAGCAGCCCGAGGTGCGGGGCCCGTCCCCCCACAGCCGCCTCCCGGAGCAGCAcggagctggggctgagcagcagcaggag ATTGAGAAGGcaggggagagagaagaaataaacagcCAGGAACGGGACAGGGCTGAGCCTTCCCACGTGCAGGGAGGGGCTCCCGAGGGCCAGGACACCCAGGAGcagcaaggagctgcagaggatgAGGAGCAAAGGGCAGAGCAGATGGAAGAAGAACGCAAAAAGGAGcttgaagaggaagaaatggagcaggcagggcagccTGAGCacctggaggaggagcaggaccAAGCCCCAGAAGAGCACGAATGGAAAAAGCAGgagcaaaaggaagaagaaaccaACATGTTGGGTGATCACCTGCAGGCAGAG ATAAAGCCAacaaagagacagaaagcagcttatgagcagcagctggagcagcagcacctgggagcccagagagcagaggaggCCAAGCAGCTCCGGCAGCAGCAGGAGTCCCTGCGCCAGCAGAGGCTGCGAGGGCAgctcctgaggcagcagcagctccaggagagagagctccagctgcagagacagGCAGAGCAAGGGGAGAAACTCTCCAAAAAGCACCTCAG CCAACAGGCTCATTATGATAACATGGACCAGGACATTGTACAAGGGGAGGAAGAACAAGGTAttcaggaggaggaaggag CTTATGAACACGACAACCAGCGCCAGGATGAAGGTGAAGATGATGATCAGAATAATGCAAATGAACAGCAAGAAACAGAACATCAGGCAGAAAATCATCAGGCTGATGAATCA AAGGCAGCCATGGAAGATGTGAATCCTGCTGATGACCCCAACAATCAGGGAGAAGATGAATTTGAAGAAGCTGagcaagagagagaagaaaacctgcctgatgaaaatgaaaagcacaagGAAACGGGTCAGAAACAAGGACATCCAGGAATGGAGGAGCACTTGGTG ATGGCAGGAAATCCTGACCAGCAGGAGGATAATGTGGATGAACAATAccaggaagagggagaagaggag GTGCAGGAAGATCTGTCTGAGGAGAAGaagccagagctggagcacaaTGCTGAGGAGCCCTATGGGGAAAACGAGGAAAAT GCAGAGGAAAAGAGTAACAGAGGGACAGACCAAGAGCAAGAAATGCAAGAGGACAACAACCAGAAAGAaattcatgaagaaaattatgaggaggaagaggaggaggaagaaggcagagctgtggcagcaAAAACTCGCAGAAGAGGGGAGATGTAG